One window from the genome of Malus domestica chromosome 01, GDT2T_hap1 encodes:
- the LOC103408672 gene encoding transcription factor MYB93-like, translated as MGRSPCCDESGLKKGPWTPEEDQKLMKYIQKNGHGSWRALPKLAGLNRCGKSCRLRWTNYLRPDIKRGKFSQEEEQTILNLHSILGNKWSAIAGHLPGRTDNEIKNFWNTHLKKKLIQMGFDPMTHRPRTDIFSSLPHLLALVNLKELLDHGSSHQSCWDEQALRLQAEASQMARLQYLQCLLQPNNNSFGAATPNNLNDFIDMETFNLLNSLGSSQLDIQDPTAQYPVGDFQPVVQDNSVPFSHLPDLQTYPTPPNKDMVNDQAPDQFTALSQGENSPNNPWNIPSSSNTTLSPTSVAPPMTVTETSVSNNLGDACSTSSYAGVATSAWSDLLFEDPFFQ; from the exons ATGGGAAGATCTCCTTGTTGTGATGAGAGTGGCCTCAAGAAAGGCCCTTGGACTCCTGAAGAAGATCAGAAACTTATGAAATACATTCAGAAAAATGGCCATGGAAGCTGGAGAGCCCTTCCAAAACTTGCAG GGTTGAATAGATGCGGCAAGAGTTGCAGGTTAAGATGGACAAACTATCTTAGGCCGGATATAAAGAGAGGGAAGTTTTctcaagaagaagaacaaaCAATTCTGAATCTCCATTCCATTCTCGGCAACAA ATGGTCAGCAATTGCAGGCCACCTACCCGGTCGGACGGACAATGAAATCAAAAATTTCTGGAATACCCATTTGAAGAAAAAGCTGATTCAGATGGGTTTTGATCCGATGACTCACCGGCCCCGGACTGATATCTTCTCTAGCTTGCCTCATCTTCTAGCTCTTGTCAATTTGAAAGAGCTTTTAGACCATGGAAGCAGTCACCAGTCCTGCTGGGATGAACAAGCTTTGAGATTACAAGCAGAAGCTTCTCAAATGGCTAGGCTTCAATATCTACAATGTCTCCTCCAACCTAATAACAATTCCTTTGGAGCTGCTACCCCAAACAACCTAAATGACTTCATTGACATGGAGACATTTAATCTTTTGAATTCACTCGGTTCATCTCAGCTGGATATTCAAGACCCTACTGCACAATACCCTGTTGGTGATTTTCAACCAGTAGTCCAAGATAATTCAGTCCCTTTCTCTCATTTGCCTGACTTGCAAACATACCCAACACCACCAAACAAGGACATGGTTAATGATCAAGCTCCAGATCAATTTACTGCTTTGAGCCAAGGtgaaaactctccaaataatcCATGGAATATTCCTTCGTCTTCAAATACTACTCTATCTCCTACTTCTGTGGCTCCTCCCATGACAGTGACAGAGACTTCAGTAAGCAACAACTTGGGTGATGCTTGCAGCACTTCAAGCTATGCAGGAGTGGCTACTTCAGCTTGGTCTGACCTTCTTTTTGAGGACCCCTTTTTTCAGTGA